Proteins encoded by one window of Methanobacterium sp. CWC-01:
- the purB gene encoding adenylosuccinate lyase, protein MAIHPIEYRYGTPEMRSVWEADNKLQRMLDVEAALAEAEAELGLIPREAAVEIKNKASIKYVTWERVSEIERETNHDIAALVKGLAEVCAGDAGEYVHYGATSNDIIDTSQSLLLKDTLDILKAKVVRLTRIILELAQKHVETVCIGRTHGQHALPTTYGMKFALWADELRRQYDRMQACEKRLCVGMMTGAVGTTAALGEDGLEVHLILSQILGLEPVLISNQVVQRDNHAEFIMCLANLASTLDKIALEVRNLQRTEIKELGESFDPEKQVGSSTMPHKMNPITAERICGVSRVVRAYVDPALQNNPLWHERDLTNSSAERIILPESSILTDYILQLSIKLMEKLVFYPENIEANLNLTGGLIMAERFMAELTRRGMGRQTAYGVVRKCALEANQQGTSLEDVVLDNDEIGQYLSPDEVHQIMAPHTYLGSAVQIVKNVIEESKNWF, encoded by the coding sequence ATGGCTATTCACCCCATCGAATATCGTTATGGAACCCCCGAGATGCGCAGTGTCTGGGAAGCAGATAATAAACTGCAGCGCATGCTGGATGTGGAAGCAGCCCTGGCCGAAGCAGAAGCAGAACTGGGACTCATACCCCGGGAAGCTGCGGTGGAAATTAAAAACAAGGCCAGTATTAAGTACGTGACCTGGGAAAGGGTGTCTGAAATTGAAAGAGAAACCAACCACGACATAGCGGCCCTGGTTAAAGGTTTGGCCGAGGTCTGTGCAGGGGACGCCGGGGAATACGTTCATTACGGGGCCACCAGTAACGACATCATCGACACCAGCCAGTCCCTGCTTTTGAAGGATACATTAGATATCCTGAAGGCCAAGGTGGTACGCCTTACCCGGATCATTCTAGAACTAGCCCAGAAACATGTAGAAACCGTCTGCATAGGACGAACTCATGGTCAGCACGCCCTGCCAACTACTTATGGGATGAAATTCGCCCTATGGGCAGATGAACTCCGAAGGCAGTATGACCGTATGCAGGCCTGTGAGAAAAGGTTATGTGTGGGCATGATGACCGGTGCGGTAGGTACTACGGCTGCCCTGGGAGAGGATGGCCTGGAAGTTCACCTGATTCTGTCACAGATCCTGGGCCTGGAGCCGGTGCTGATATCCAATCAGGTGGTGCAGCGGGATAATCATGCAGAGTTCATAATGTGCCTGGCCAATCTGGCCAGTACCCTGGATAAGATAGCCCTGGAAGTGCGTAACCTGCAAAGGACGGAGATCAAGGAGTTAGGGGAAAGTTTCGACCCGGAGAAACAGGTTGGGAGTAGCACCATGCCCCATAAGATGAATCCCATTACTGCCGAGAGGATATGTGGAGTTTCCAGAGTGGTACGGGCCTATGTGGACCCGGCCCTCCAGAACAATCCCCTGTGGCATGAACGGGATCTCACCAATTCTTCAGCGGAACGTATTATACTCCCCGAGTCATCCATCCTAACCGATTACATCCTGCAGCTCTCCATTAAACTCATGGAAAAGCTGGTCTTCTATCCTGAAAATATTGAGGCCAACCTGAACCTCACTGGAGGCCTGATCATGGCCGAAAGATTCATGGCCGAGTTAACCCGCCGGGGAATGGGACGCCAAACTGCCTATGGAGTGGTCCGAAAATGTGCCCTGGAAGCTAATCAACAGGGAACCAGTTTAGAGGATGTGGTGCTGGACAACGATGAAATAGGCCAGTATCTGTCCCCCGATGAGGTTCACCAGATCATGGCCCCCCACACCTACCTGGGTTCAGCGGTACAGATAGTGAAAAATGTCATTGAAGAATCTAAAAACTGGTTTTAG
- a CDS encoding metal-dependent hydrolase family protein, whose product MGYILIHNGTLIDGKGGQLVQDSGVLIQDDIIQDVGPLDSIKLPSHDVEKIDAHGGFILPGFIDSHVHIMFNGFRIEDPLFTPLSFYFYQAGESLRRTLEAGITTVRDAGLADYGVKMAVEEGLIPGPRLQISVMPLSITGGHFDLWMKSGIEVKTSYRGLPESVCDGTGEVRKKVREVLRAGADVVKVMVTGGVMSANDNPEHPQFSREELEVMVEEASYRGVNLMAHAHGAQGIKNALKAGITSIEHGTFLDGECLDLLLEKDAWLVPTLLVNQHNQKMAEAGNLPEYSQGDSENVAKLLEENMKIAYRAGVKIAMGTDAGIAPHGQNLRELSLLCRIGMTPMEAIQAGTIRAAELLGWDDKIGTLEKGKIADVVVSKKDPLAHIDSLGDPENINLVIKDGKVVKDIRTP is encoded by the coding sequence ATGGGATACATTTTAATTCATAACGGAACGCTGATTGATGGAAAAGGCGGACAGTTAGTCCAAGACAGCGGAGTGCTAATTCAGGATGATATTATCCAGGATGTGGGCCCCCTGGATTCTATAAAGCTACCATCCCATGATGTGGAGAAAATTGATGCCCACGGGGGATTTATTCTCCCTGGTTTCATTGACAGCCACGTGCACATCATGTTCAATGGTTTCAGAATTGAAGACCCCCTCTTCACACCCCTTTCTTTCTATTTCTACCAGGCCGGAGAGAGTCTTCGCCGAACCCTGGAAGCGGGAATCACCACCGTCCGGGACGCGGGCCTGGCTGACTATGGAGTTAAAATGGCAGTGGAGGAGGGCCTGATACCTGGTCCTAGGCTTCAGATCAGTGTGATGCCCCTCTCCATTACCGGGGGCCATTTTGATTTGTGGATGAAGTCGGGTATTGAAGTTAAAACCAGCTACCGGGGGCTGCCTGAATCAGTGTGTGATGGCACCGGGGAGGTGCGTAAAAAAGTCAGGGAAGTTCTACGTGCCGGGGCGGATGTAGTGAAGGTTATGGTCACGGGTGGTGTGATGAGCGCCAATGACAACCCGGAACATCCCCAGTTTAGCCGGGAGGAACTGGAAGTCATGGTGGAAGAGGCCTCCTACCGGGGAGTTAATTTGATGGCCCATGCCCATGGAGCACAGGGCATAAAAAACGCCCTAAAAGCTGGTATAACGTCCATTGAGCATGGTACCTTCCTGGATGGGGAGTGTCTGGATCTGTTACTGGAAAAGGATGCCTGGCTAGTTCCCACTCTACTGGTCAACCAGCATAACCAGAAAATGGCGGAAGCCGGGAATCTTCCTGAGTACAGTCAGGGAGATTCTGAAAACGTGGCCAAGTTACTGGAAGAGAATATGAAGATTGCCTACCGTGCCGGGGTGAAGATTGCCATGGGTACTGACGCCGGGATTGCCCCCCACGGCCAGAATCTGCGTGAACTTTCCCTACTCTGCAGGATTGGTATGACGCCCATGGAAGCCATACAGGCCGGAACCATAAGGGCCGCAGAACTCTTGGGGTGGGATGATAAAATCGGAACCCTGGAAAAGGGTAAAATAGCCGATGTGGTGGTTAGTAAAAAAGACCCCCTGGCCCATATTGACTCGCTGGGTGACCCGGAAAATATTAACCTGGTGATAAAAGACGGGAAAGTGGTAAAGGACATCCGCACCCCCTGA
- a CDS encoding DUF126 domain-containing protein, whose product MENTVKCRRISRGKVKGQVIVTREPLSFLGGVDPNTGRVIDQEHELYHQNLKDKILVIPSGKGSTVGSYVIYQMAKNQTAPRGIVALEAEPIIATGAIMAGVPMVDHPEMDVLSVLENGDQLELDADLETIKIIKK is encoded by the coding sequence ATGGAAAACACCGTAAAATGTCGCCGGATATCCAGAGGAAAGGTTAAAGGCCAGGTAATAGTCACCAGAGAACCCCTCAGTTTTTTGGGGGGTGTGGATCCCAACACTGGCCGGGTGATAGACCAGGAACATGAGCTTTACCATCAGAACCTGAAAGATAAGATCCTGGTAATACCATCGGGGAAGGGCTCCACGGTGGGTTCCTACGTGATCTACCAGATGGCTAAAAACCAAACTGCCCCCCGGGGTATAGTGGCCCTGGAAGCCGAACCCATAATAGCTACTGGCGCCATAATGGCCGGTGTTCCCATGGTAGACCATCCGGAAATGGATGTTCTGTCTGTACTGGAAAATGGGGATCAGCTGGAGCTGGATGCCGATTTGGAAACAATAAAAATAATAAAAAAATAA
- a CDS encoding DUF5518 domain-containing protein: MEFNYKGLAIGLGVTLVWYAFFIFVESYEAAVIAPLVGGYAVNYRIKGKYREGTIYGGLSGAIGAFITALVLSISNLNALTMMGYTDIGTISVELTLVLAIIAGLFMGIAGGLVAGLIFKRQEGKQKVDKKPKTPKAE, translated from the coding sequence ATGGAATTCAATTACAAAGGATTGGCCATTGGGTTAGGCGTAACTTTGGTGTGGTACGCGTTTTTCATATTTGTAGAGAGTTACGAGGCGGCGGTCATCGCCCCCCTGGTAGGGGGATACGCAGTCAATTACCGTATCAAAGGAAAATACAGGGAGGGAACTATTTATGGTGGTCTCAGCGGCGCAATAGGTGCTTTTATAACTGCTTTAGTCTTATCCATCTCCAATTTAAATGCCCTGACAATGATGGGCTACACTGACATAGGCACCATTTCGGTGGAGTTGACCCTGGTCCTGGCCATAATAGCCGGGCTGTTTATGGGCATCGCCGGAGGACTTGTTGCTGGACTTATCTTTAAAAGACAAGAAGGCAAACAAAAAGTGGATAAAAAGCCCAAAACACCTAAAGCAGAATGA
- a CDS encoding DUF5518 domain-containing protein yields the protein MINWGVVIVGFLAEIILGAILGVLIPGWGALLGVLLAGMLVGYMVGGDAGNGAANGAVAGAFGAIVLSILLLIFGTILLGLIGFAAASITSVILLVGSIGVIIIMALGGAIGSLIKGEPETSL from the coding sequence ATGATTAACTGGGGTGTAGTGATCGTTGGATTTCTGGCAGAAATTATTCTAGGAGCAATTCTTGGTGTTTTAATACCCGGTTGGGGAGCTTTACTCGGGGTGCTCCTGGCAGGGATGTTGGTTGGTTACATGGTAGGAGGAGATGCTGGTAACGGAGCAGCCAATGGTGCTGTGGCCGGTGCTTTTGGTGCCATAGTCCTTTCCATACTGCTATTGATATTCGGGACCATACTACTGGGATTAATTGGTTTTGCAGCTGCCAGTATCACCAGTGTGATATTACTGGTAGGTTCCATTGGGGTTATCATCATCATGGCCCTGGGTGGTGCCATAGGATCCCTGATCAAAGGAGAGCCCGAAACTTCGCTATAG
- a CDS encoding DUF5518 domain-containing protein, which yields MEWKYIVIGGLITAVLTLVLAVVFLPLFFLGPVIGGLFAAYLGRGDTQAGAVDGAVSGVVGGLIMGSLFLLGFSTISAIIGVIFTNAGVAAGTISVILGAFITLLAVVISGVLGAIGGVIGVSVRENQ from the coding sequence GTGGAATGGAAGTATATAGTAATTGGTGGCCTTATAACCGCGGTTTTGACCCTGGTCCTGGCCGTTGTGTTTTTGCCCCTGTTCTTCCTGGGCCCGGTTATAGGAGGCCTTTTCGCCGCTTACCTGGGTCGTGGCGACACCCAGGCCGGTGCGGTGGATGGAGCTGTTTCGGGGGTAGTGGGAGGATTAATTATGGGATCCCTATTTCTACTGGGCTTCAGTACCATAAGCGCCATTATTGGAGTAATTTTCACCAACGCTGGAGTAGCAGCCGGTACCATCAGCGTAATTTTGGGAGCCTTCATCACCCTGCTGGCAGTGGTCATTTCCGGAGTTCTGGGTGCTATTGGTGGTGTTATTGGCGTTAGCGTCCGAGAAAATCAGTAA